TTGGTGTAGAGCAGGGCTCCGGCGGCGCCTTTCGTGACGCACACGGCCTGCAGGCCGAAGCGGCGGGCCAGCCCCGCCACGGCCGCGGACTCGTCGATTTCTGCCCCCAGCCAAGCCATGATTTCGTGCAGCTCGTGGTGGTTCATCTTCACCAGATCAGCCTTTTCAAGCAGGTGCTGCACTACTTCCGGGGTGTAGTGCGGGGGGCGCAGGTTTACGTCGAACACCTTGAAGCGGGCGTGCTCCAGCAGGCGAAACAGCGTGGCGCGGGTGGTGGCCTGCCGGGCGGCCAGGCTCCCGAACACCACCGCCGTGGCCTGCTCCACCAGAGTTTCCAGCGCGGGCGTGTATTCCAGGTAGTCCCAGGCCACGGGCTGCACAATCTCATACGTCACCTCCTGGACGTCGTCCACGTTGGCCTGCACCACACCGGTGGGGTACGCTTTGTCGCGCTGCACACCGTCAGTCCGCAGGCCTTTGGACTGGATGAATTGCAGCAGCTCGGTGCCCAGCTCATCGTCGCCGACACGGCTGATAAGGTCCACGGCCAGGCCGAGCTGGTGCAGGTGCACGGCCACGTTGCAGGGGGCGCCGCCCGGCTGCTTGGCGGTCGGCAGCACGTCCCAGAGCACTTCGCCAAAGCAGACAAGTTTGCTAGACATGAGAAGTGAGAGGTGAGAAGTGAGAGGTGAGAAGTGAGAAGTGAGATATGGGAGGTGAGATATGGGAGGTGAGATATGGGAGGTGAGACAGGAGAACCACAGTCCCAGCGGGGCGACATATCGGTAGCAACCAGCAAGCATTAGTTGTTCAAAGCCCCAGCGGGGCGACACAATTATCCGCAAACGATAGGTGCCGCTCCGCTGGGGCTTACACCGGGTACAGACCCAGATTTTCTAGATTTTCTACCGATATGCCGACCCTCCGGGGCTGCGTTTCTCCTGTCTCACTTCTCACTTCTCACCTCTCACCTCTCACCTCTCACCTCTCACTTTTCCATCAAT
This region of Hymenobacter sp. YIM 151500-1 genomic DNA includes:
- a CDS encoding carbohydrate kinase family protein, with protein sequence MSSKLVCFGEVLWDVLPTAKQPGGAPCNVAVHLHQLGLAVDLISRVGDDELGTELLQFIQSKGLRTDGVQRDKAYPTGVVQANVDDVQEVTYEIVQPVAWDYLEYTPALETLVEQATAVVFGSLAARQATTRATLFRLLEHARFKVFDVNLRPPHYTPEVVQHLLEKADLVKMNHHELHEIMAWLGAEIDESAAVAGLARRFGLQAVCVTKGAAGALLYTNGQLYRAPGVPVQVQDTIGSGDAFLAALLRGWLTGQEPGAALRFACATGALVATHRGATPALTETDVAALLAARAE